A section of the Pristiophorus japonicus isolate sPriJap1 chromosome 4, sPriJap1.hap1, whole genome shotgun sequence genome encodes:
- the lsm11 gene encoding U7 snRNA-associated Sm-like protein LSm11, producing the protein MAEGERVAAAIGRSEAGEGESEAEAAAALDVSSPHFDPYLALYSRRPPPLPFPNVRTFNNLAEYSSFLQRGPRRPDPAPTQAGGPAPPARARARARRGAPTPPDPHRIERLKKLMVANTSGEDRPRPRRRDRAPKNVLTRMALHEGSPLGELYRCVQDRIKISVHIRTFKGLRGVCSGFLVTFDKFWNMALVDVDETFRKPILGKAFYNEPTLTISRLFNRLKLQEGSMGDEPDAKTMEQTGSLSKKFEGGRAGLDDSKSVSCVVKTARAQVAPDTFKLSAQIEVLDLARSKRSLEQMSLEPRTPTGEKRKGRPKVDYQQVSQRHVKQLFIRGENILLISLMQ; encoded by the exons ATGGCGGAGGGCGAGAGGGTAGCGGCGGCGATAGGGCGCTCGGAGGCCGGCGAGGGAGAAAGCGAGGCCGAGGCGGCGGCGGCGCTGGACGTCAGCTCGCCGCACTTTGATCCGTACCTGGCGCTGTACAGCCGTCGGCCGCCGCCGCTGCCCTTCCCCAACGTGCGCACCTTCAACAACCTGGCCGAGTACTCGTCCTTCCTGCAGCGGGGCCCGCGGCGCCCCGACCCAGCTCCCACACAGGCCGGCGGCCCCGCACCCCCAGCTCGAGCCCGAGCCCGAGCCCGCCGCGGCGCACCgactccccccgacccccacagGATCGAGCGCCTCAAGAAGCTGATGGTGGCCAACACGAGCGGCGAGGACCGGCCGCGGCCCCGCAGGAGGGACCGGGCCCCGAAAAATGTGCTGACCAGGATGGCCC TTCATGAAGGCAGCCCTCTGGGCGAACTGTATCGCTGCGTGCAGGACAGGATAAAGATCAGCGTCCACATTCGGACTTTCAAAGGACTGCGGGGTGTCTGCTCAGGATTCCTAGTGACGTTTGACAAGTTCTGGAACATG GCActtgttgatgtggatgagaccttCAGGAAACCCATCCTCGGGAAAGCCTTTTACAACGAGCCAACGTTAACCATCAGCAGG CTTTTTAACCGGCTTAAGCTACAAGAAGGGTCCATGGGTGATGAACCTGATGCCAAGACGATGGAACAAACAGGCTCTTTATCGAAGAAGTTTGAGGGTGGTCGAGCTGGACTGGATGACAGCAAGAGTGTGAGCTGTGTCGTTAAAACAGCACGTGCACAGGTAGCCCCAGATACCTTCAAGCTCTCTGCACAGATTGAAGTTCTGGACCTTGCTCGATCGAAGAGGAGCTTGGAACAAATGAGCTTGGAGCCCAGGACTCCAACAGGAGAAAAACGGAAAGGCAGACCCAAGGTGGATTATCAGCAGGTTTCTCAAAGACATGTCAAACAACTCTTCATCCGGGGAGAGAATATTTTACTGATCAGTTTAATGCAGTGA
- the LOC139262686 gene encoding ferritin heavy chain-like — protein MTINRTRQRAFEEVIWPDCPPFFRGDIHALVSLEMENAEPAYTLKAFHDHVSELHQHCEDAINKQINMELYSSYVYLSMSFYFDRDDVALRHFAEFFKEQSHEEREHAEKLMEFQNRQGGRIILADIKKPEQDEWSNGLDAMQRALQMEKNVNQSLLDLHKHSTGRSDPHVISLFHLCDFLETHYLDEQVKMIKKLGDHITNLKRLGAPENGLGEYLFDKHTLGERD, from the exons ATGACCATTAACAGGACCAGGCAGCGGGCGTTCGAAGAGGTCATTTGGCCTGACTGCCCGCCTTTCTTCCGCGGCGACATTCACGCcctggtgtccctggagatggagaacGCGGAGCCCGCCTATACGCTCAAGGCCTTTCACGAtca tgtgtcagaactacACCAGCACTGTGAGGATGCtatcaacaagcagatcaacatggagctctattcctcctatgtttatctctctatg tccttctactttgaccgggatgatgttgccctgcgtcactttgctgagttcttcaaggagcagtcacatgaggaacgtgagcatgctgagaaactgatggaattccagaatcggcAAGGAGGCCGAATCATCTTGGCAGACATCAAG aaaccagagcaggatgagtggagcaatggtctggatgcgatgcagagagctctgcagatggagaagaatgtgaaccagagtctgctggatctgcacaaacactCCACTGGGAGGTCagaccctcatgtaa tttccctctttcacttgtgtgacttcctggagacccactacttggatgaacaagtgaagatgatcaagaagcttggagatcacatcaccaacctgaagagactgggagcccctgagaatggcctgggagagtacctgtttgacaagcacaccctgggggagagAGACTAA